From the Psilocybe cubensis strain MGC-MH-2018 chromosome 9, whole genome shotgun sequence genome, one window contains:
- a CDS encoding Cell number regulator 7, which translates to MAYTQQPMANPGMQVHGGNRNANNVPVSSDGTRDWSHGLFDCCGDAGTCIVACCCPCITYGQVKRRYEHLHTKGYPDPERGGFCTSDCMIHGCISMFGFGWIMQMMNRSSIRGRYNIGGGGVGDCCSAFCCTPCELTQESREIELEENTCHKQG; encoded by the exons ATGGCATACACACAGCAGCCCATGGCCAACCCTGGCATGCAAGTTCATGGTGGTAACAGGAATGCCAATAATGTCCCAGTCAGCAGCGACGGCACCCGCGATTGGAGTCACGGCCTTTTTGATTGTTGCGGCGACGCCGGAACAT GCATCGTTGCATGCTGCTGTCCTTGTATCACCTACGGCCAAGTAAAGCGCCGTTATGAGCATCTCCACACTAAGGGCTACCCTGACCCCGAACGCGGCGGTTTCTGCACATCGGACTGTATGATTCACGGCTGCATCTCTatgtttggatttggatggATCATGCAG ATGATGAACCGAAGCAGCATCAGAGGACGATACAACATCGGTGGCGGTGGAGTGGGCGACTGCTGCTCTGCCTTCTGCTGCACACCTTGTGAGCTCACGCAAGAGTCCCGCGAGATCGAGCTCGAGGAGAACACCTGCCACAAGCAAGGCTGA